The segment GGCCTATGTGCGCCAGTTGCAGCAAGGCACGCGCCTGCTGCAGCAGCGGCGCGGCCTCGAACATTTGCGCCTGAGCGGCAAGGCGGGCATGGACAATACGGCCCTGAACGCGCGCATCACGGCCGCGCTGGCGGCCCTGGCGCGCCTGCCGGCGGGCGCCGGCCTGCCGCAGGCGGTGGCGCTGAACAAGCAGTGGCAAGCCCTGCTGGGCCGCCAGGCCGGCGTCGCGGCGCGCGACAGTTACGCGGCGCACACGGCGCTGCTGCGCCAGGCGGCCAAACTGGGCCAGCTGGTGGCCGACCGCTCGCACCTGAGCCTGGACCCGGACGCGGGCGCCAACCACCTGAGCGCCGCCTTCACGGCCACCCTGCCCGACCTGGCCGAAAGCCTGTCGGACATCGCCGGGCGCGGCGCCGCCTACATCGACACGGGCCTGTTCGAAGCGAATGAAGATCAACTGGTCAACGCCAACGCCCTGATCGCGCGCCACGAACTGGAACGCCTGCCGGCCCGCTTCGACGAAATCCTCGCCGCCAGGCCGGAGCTGCGCGCCAGCGTGCAGCCGGCCCTGAAAGCCGTGCCGGTCGCGCTGGCCTTTCTCGAACGCACGAAAAACGAAGTGACGAATTCCTACGACCAGACGTCGGGTGCGCAATTCCACGCGGCCGGCATGCAGGCGATCGACGCCCTGCACGCGCTCTCCGGCGCTTCCGCCAGCGCCCTGGACGATTTGCTGGCGCAACGCATCGCCCGCGACGAGGCGCGCCGCGGCCTGATCCTGGCGGCCATGCTGCTGGTGCTGCTGGCCGCCGCCTACCTGTGCGCGGGCTTCTATGCCGCATTCGCGCGCGACGTGACGCAATTGCGCGTGGCAGTCGGCGCGGCGGCGGCGGGCGACCTGTCGCAGCGCATCACCTCGCAGGCGCACGACGAGATCGGCGACCTGGTGCGCGACTTCGGCGCCATGACGCACGGCCTGGCCACCCTGGTACAGGAAATCCGCGGCGGCGCGGCCGTCATCGCGGCGGCCGGCGCCGATATCGCCCAGGGCAACGCCGCCCTGTCCGGCCACACGGCCACGCAGGCCGATGCGCTGGGCGCCACCGTGGACTCGATGCGCGAGCTGACGGCCACCGTCGGCCGCAACGAAGCCCACGTAGGACAGGGACGCACGCTGGTGGCGACAGCGGCCGACGTAGCCCTGCGCGGCGGCCAGACCGTGGGCGCCGTCGTCGACACCATGGCCTCGATCAAGGCCAGCTCGCACAAGATCGTCGACATCATCGGCGTCATCAACGGCATCGCCTTCCAGACGAATATCCTGGCCCTGAACGCGGCCGTCGAAGCGGCCAGGGCCGGCGAGCAAGGGCGCGGCTTTGCCGTCGTCGCATCGGAAGTGCGCAGCCTGGCGCAGCGCTCGAACGAGGCGGCGCTGGAAATCAAGCGCCTGATCGGCGATTCCGTCGCCACCGTGGATGCGGGCGGCGACCTCGTCAATGCCGCCGGCAGCACCATGCGCCAGGTCGTCGACGCCGTGCAGCAGGTGGCCGTGGTGATCGGACGCATCAGCAGCGCCGGCGCCGAGCAGAATGGCGAGATCGCCCGCATCAACCAGGCGCTGGCGCAAATCGACGACATGACGCGCCAGAACGCGGGCCTCGTCGATGAAGCGCGCGCCGGTTCGCAGCGCCTGCACCAGGAAGGCGAGGCGCTGACGCAGGCCGTCAGCCGCTTCCGCCTGGGGGAACACGAGGCGCCTGCCACGCGCCCGGCATCGGCCGCGACCGTGCGCGACGGCTTGCCCAGCGTGCGGCCGGCAGGCCTGTGGAGCGCCAATAAACCGCGCGTCATATCACAAAATCGCGCGGAACGGCGCAAGGCTAGCTAGTCAAAAGTGTGAACGTAGGACAAGGACTACAAATCCGCCTCAAAATAGACTACAAAGTGGCGACTGCTAATCTTATGTTCGCCACTTACATAAGCTTTTAAAGTAGCTACATCGCGATCTGCACCGCGCGGTCGAAAAAAAGCCGTGACCACATGGATATGGCAACTTTTTTTGACCAGCAACGCGGCAGTCGCACTCCGATGTAAAAAGCCTGTGAGGAATACTATGAACCATACTCAACTTAGCACCCCGGTCCAGAAGAATCAGTTGCTGCCGCGCGCCATGCCGGCGGCCGGACGGGAAATCAAGCTTGCGTCGCGGGTTAGCCTCAGCAGTGCCCAACAAAATGAATTGCTGGCCGCCCTGCCGCGCGCCGCGCTCGAATCGCTGTTCGAAGACCTGGAACTGGTGGAACTGCCTTTCGGCAAGGAACTGTACGCCTACGGCAACAACCTCGAATACAGCTACTTCCCTACCACCGCCATCATTTCGCTGCTGTACGTGATGGAAGATGGCGCCACGACGGAAATCGCCGTCGTCGGCCATGAAGGCGTGGCCGGTGCCTCGCTGCTGGCAGGCGAGCGCGCCATGTGCACGGCTGTCGTGCAAAGCGCCGGCTACGGTTACCGCCTGAAAACGCAAAGCTTGCGCGACGCCTTCAATCAGGGCGGCGCCCTGCCCCAGCTGCTGATGCGCTACACCAACGCCCTGTTTGCGCAAATGGCGCAGAACGCCGTCGGCGGCCGCCACAGCTCGATCGAGCAAAAGCTGTGCCGCTGGCTGCTGGATCGCCTGGACCGTTCGCCATCGAACGAATTGAAAGTCACGCAAGAGCTGATCTCGATCATGCTGGGCGTGCGCCGCGAAAGCATCACGGCCGCCGCTGGCAAGCTGCAGGAAGAAGGCTTGATCCACTATCGCCGCGGCAATATCACGGTGCTGGACCGCGCCGGCCTGGAATGCTATGCGGGCGAATGCTACAAGGTCGCCAAGACGGAATATGACCGCTTGCTGCGCGACGTCTCACGCTGCTGATCCGCAAGATACATAAAAAAATGGCCAGGCTGCATGCCTGGCCATTTTTTTGCGTCAACTTACCTTACGCCTCGGCATCCGCATCGATGTCTTCCGGTTCCGGCGTCAGCGGCAAAGGAATCACGGCTTCCACGCATGTCCCCTTGCCTTCCGGTCCCGCGCGCACGGTAAGGGTGCCGCCCAGCAGCAAGGCCCGCTCGCGCATGCCCAGCAAGCCGTGCGACATCGGTTTTTGCAGCGCAGCTTCCGTGATGCCGATGCCGTCGTCGATCACGCGCAGCACCAGGCCTTGTTCATTGCGTTTCAAGGTCACGCTGACCATGCCGGCGCGCGCATATTTCATGATATTCGTCAGCGATTCCTGCACGATACGGAACAGGGCAATCGTCAGGGTTGCTTCGCGGTTATCGATATTGATGGCCACGTCCGTTTCGCAGCGAACCGAGCTCATGCGCGCAAAATCCTCGCAATAGCTTTCGATGGCGGCGCACAGGCCCAGGTTGTCCAGCAGGCTGGGGCGCAAATCCTCGACGATGCGGCGCTTGAGTTCCACCGTTTCCAGCAAGGTGGCCTTGGCGCGGCGCAATTGCGCGGCCAGTTCCGGCTGCGTGTGCGCCAGTTGCTGCGTGACGGCGCCCAGGTCCATGCTGATCGACGTCAGGTTGGCGCCCAGCTCATCGTGCAACTCGCGCGCCAGGCGCGCTTTTTCCACTTCGTTGACGCTGATCAAATGGCGCGACAGCACGGATAGCTGCTCGGTACGCTTGCTGACCGTCGATTCCAGGGTGTCATTGGCATTTTGCAAGGCATACTCGACGGCCGCGCGGTTCTGGAAGCTGCGCCGCACCAGCTGGTAAAACATGATCAGCACAAGGATGGCCAGGGCATTGATGCCGATGCCGAGCAGCACGGCTTTCTGGTACTCGTGGTAAAAGGCGGCGCTGCCGGTCGACAGCGCTTCATTCTGTTCGCGCGTCATGATTACCACCTGCAGGCGGATCTCGTCCATGGTGGCGCGGTCATCGGTGACGCGGGAAATGTTGACGATCTCGGCCAACCCGCCCTGCTTGTAGACGTCGATCGATTGTTGCAACATCGACATCTTGCGACGGATCAGGCTTTTCAGCTGGCCCAGGTTTTTCAGCTGGGTGGGACTGCCCGCAAGCAAGGTTTGCAGCTCGTTGAATTCGTTCTCGATTTCCGTGGTGGCCGTCTTCGAGGGTCCCAGGTAGGTTTCGGAGCCGGAAATGAAATAGCCGCGCAAGCTGCTTTCCGCATCGAGCACGAGCACGTTCAAGTACTGCAGGCGGTCGGCCACGCGGGCGCTCTGGCTGAGCAAGGCATTCGTGCCCTTCAGCGACTGCAGGTTATGATAAAGACTGAAACCATTGAGTACAAGCAGCAAGGCGCACGTCACGCACAGGATCGTCTTGTAGAGGGGCAGGCGGTGATTCGGGGCCGGTTCAGCGGTGAAATACATCCTGGTGTGCATCCTTAGCAAGGTTCGGCGCGGGAGAGAGCGCCGGCGCCGGCCAATTATAGTCCTCGCCACAAACTGCTGCACTGCACAAGTCGTGCTGGCTAGCGGGCTGAGCGATCATGGTTCCATGATCGCACCGCAGCGCTAGTCAAGCAAATTGTTTTTCATTGCGTAATAGGTCAAGTCGCTGTTGGATTGCAAGCCCATTTTTTCCATGATGCGCGTACGGTAAGTACTGACCGTCTTGATGCTCAGCGACAGAGCCACGCCGATATCGGACACGGTAGCGCCGCGCGCCAGGCGCAGGAAGACCTGGAACTCGCGGTCCGACAATTCCGTATGCAGGGCGGCATTCGTGTCGCGGTCGAAGGACTGCGCCAGCAACTCGCCCACGGTGGAGCTGACATAGCGACGCCCCTGGAACACGGTGCGCACGGCCGTCATCAGCTCGTCCGCTTCGCATTCCTTGTTCAGATAGCCGTTCGCGCCCATCTTGAACAAATTCAGCGCATATTGCTGCGCGGGATAGCCGCTGAGGATCAGCACGGGCAATTCCGGCTGTCCCTGGCGGATCGTGCGCAAGGTATCGATGCCGCTCTGATCGGGCATGGCGATATCGAGCAAGAGCACATCGCAAATTTCGCGGCGGGCGATATCGAGCGCTTCACGCCCCGTACCGGCTTCCGCCACCACACTGAAATCGCTTGACGACGAAAAAATCTGTTTGAATCCAGCTCGTACTATTTGGTGATCATCACAAATGGCAACGCGTATCATTGTTTCCCCTTAAATTTTCCTGGCCTGGGAAAGACTACCGGAACCTGAACGCTGTTCCGGTTCAGCGTCACTAACAAAAACGCAACATTAACATTATATTCAAAATATGGCGCGCCGTACGGTAGCGTCGGCGCCAACGTGGAGCGCCCATGCAGTATAGTCAACCGGTACCGGACAACTCCACCTATATTGGTACAAATCTTATTTTAGCAAGTTTAAAATTGCGATTAATTCATTGCGTATCCATACGCGGTCCAGCGGTGCTTCCTGCGGCACGACAGGCATGGCCGGCAGTACTGGCAGCTCGTCGGCATTGGCATGCGATGCGCCACGGCTGTCGAGCTTGTTGCGCGCGCCGCTGATGGTAAAACCCTGCTCGTACAGCAATTCGCGGATGCGGCGTATCAGCAGCACTTCATGGTGCTGATAATAACGGCGGTTACCACGTCGTTTGACCGGCTTGAGCTGGGAAAACTCCTGCTCCCAGTAGCGCAATACATGCGGTTTGACGCCGCACAACTCGCTCACCTCGCCGATCGTGAAATAGCGTTTCGCCGGAATGGGCGGCAAGGCGATCAACTCGGTTTTACTGATGCGCTCGTTCATCGCCACTCACTCAGGCAGCACGTGCCAGCGGACTGGTCTCTTCGACCATGCTTTTCAGCTTCTGGCTCGCATGGAAGGTCACGACACGGCGCGCCGTGATCGGTATCTCTTCGCCCGTCTTCGGATTGCGGCCCGGCCGTTGCGGCTTGTCGCGCAACTGGAAATTGCCGAAACCGGACAGCTTGACGGCTTCGCCACGCTCGAGCGCGTTGCGGATCTCGTCAAAGAAGGTCTCGACCATATCCTTCGCTTCGCGCTTGTTCAGGCCCACTTGCTCGAACAACAGTTCGGCCAGTTCCGCCTTGGTCAAGGTGGGTAAATCTTTTTCCGCTTCCTGGCGCACTTTGGCAACCAGCATGGCCCGATGCAAATCGGCGGCCAGTGCGGATTGCAGTACGGCGGAATCAACGTCGCTGTTATTAATTTTCCTGCCCTGCCTTTTCTGTGCGCCCGAGCCCGCCACATGGCAAGCTCGTCTACGATTAACGACGGAAAGGCCGTCACGCAAGGCGACGGCCGGTCCGGTAATTACGAACGCAGTTTCGCGTCGTGGCCCTGCTTGGCGGCATCGATCAGAACAGCCATCAGGCCATCGACGACATCGTCTTGCAGGGTGTTTTGAGTATCTTGCAAGCTAATCCGGAAAGCAAGGCTTTTTTCATCCGTTTCCAGCCCTTTTCCACGATATTCATCAAATAAAACAATGGCTTGCACGATACGTGCCGCCGGGCTCGCCTTGGCGGCGGCATGGAAGCTGTCGAGCAGATCCTGCACGGCCACCGATTGCTTGACGACCACGGCCAGGTCGCGGCTGGCGCCAGGGAATTTCGAGATTTCCTGGTACACGGGCACGACTCTTTGCGTCAAGGCAGCGGCGTCGACTTCGAACAGCACGGGCGCCAGCGGCAAGTCGTACTTTTGCATCCAGCGCGGGTGCAATTCACCGATGAAACCGATGACCTTGCCATCGAGCTCCACGTTGGCCGAACGGCCAGGATGCAGGGCCGGATGTTCCGCCTTGGTGAAACGCAAGACCAGCGGCGCGAACAGCGCTTCCAGGTCCGCCTTCACGTCGAAGAAGTCGACCGTGCGCGAGGCCTGGCCCCACTGCTCGTCGGCCACCGCGCCGTAGGCCATGGCGGCCACGCGCTTCGGCTGGGCGTAGCCAGCCACCGACAACGGGCCGTTTTCCACGCTGTCGTCGCGCTGGTAGATGGCGCCCACTTCGAAGATGCGCACGCGGTTCGTCTTGCGGTTCAGGTTGTAGCGTACGTTCGCGATCAGGCTGCCGATCAGCGAGGAACGCATCACGCTCATCTGGCTGGCGATCGGGTTCTGCAATTTGATCGGATTCGTGTTGCCCGAGAAATCGCGCTCCCATGCCGTATCGACAAAGCTCATGTTAACCACTTCCTGGAAGCCCAGGTCGGCCAGCTCATGACGTACCGCAAACAAGGAGCGGGTATTTTCCGGTGCAATCTGCATCACGTTCGCGGCCACGGGCGGCAAGGTCGGGATGTTTTCAAAGCCGTACACGCGCGCCACTTCCTCGATCAGGTCTTCCTCGATCTCGATGTCGAAACGGTAGCTGGGCGAGGTCACGGAAAACACGCCGTCGGCCAGAGTAAATGGCAGGGCCAGGCGCGTGAAGATGTCGGCGATCAGCTCGTCATTGAGCGGCACGCCGATGACTTTTTGCGCGCGCGCCGTGCGCATCGTCACAGGCTGGCGTTGCGGCAAGTTCACCACGTGGTCGTCGACGGGACCGACGGTGGTCGCTGGCGTGCCGCAGATTTCCACGATCAGCGCGGTAATGCGCTCGATGTGCTCGACGGTGGTGGCGAAATCAACGCCGCGCTCGAAGCGGTGCGCCGCATCGGTCGAGAAATTCAGACGGCGTGCGCGGCCTTGAATGGCGTTCGGCCACCAGAATCCCGCTTCCAGGTAAATGCTGTCCGTATCGTCCGACACGGAGCTGGCGTCGCCGCCCATGATGCCGGCCAGCGATTCGATTTCCTGATCGTCGGCAATAACACCGACCCACTCGTCGACGGCAATGGTAGTGCCATTCAACAGCTTGACGGATTCGCCCGCCTTGCCCCAACGCACGTCGAGGCTGCCGTGGATCTTCGCCAGGTCGAATACATGGCTGGGACGGCCCAGTTCCAGCATGACATAGTTGGAAATGTCGACCAGGGCCGACAGCGGACGCTGGCCGCTGCGCTCGAGGCGCTGCTTCATCCAGTCCGGCGTGACTGCCTTGGCGTTCAAGCCGCGGATGACACGGCCCGTGAAACGGCCGCACAGGTCCGGCGCGCTCACTTTCACGGGCAGGATTTCATCGCTGGAAACAGGCACGGTGCGGAACTGCGGCGCATGCAGGGGCACGCCCGTCAAGGCCGACACTTCGCGCGCCACGCCCAGCACGGACAGACAGTCCGCCTTGTTTGGCGTCAACTTGATGGTGAATTTCAAGTCGTTGAGCGCAAAGTAATCGCGGAAATTCTGGCCGATCGGCGCGTCGTCCGGCAATTCCATCAAGCCGGCGTTTTCTTCCGACAATTTCAATTCGCGCGCGGAACACAGCATGCCTTGCGACTCGACGCCGCGCAGCTGGCCCACCTTGATTTCAAACGGCTTGCCATCGGCGCCAGGCGGCAGCACGGCGCCGGCCATCGCGCAGACGACTTTCAAGCCCGGGCGCACGTTCGGCGCGCCGCAGACGATGTTGAGCATGGTGCCCGTGCCGACATCGACCTGGCATACATTCAGGCGGTCCGCATTCGGATGTTTTTCCATCTCCAGGACCAGGCCCACCACCACGTTCGAGAACGGCGGGGCGACAGGATCGACGTCCTCGACTTCGAGACCGGACATGGTCAGCAGATGGGCCAGTTCGTCCGAAGTCATCTTCGGATCGACCATGGTACGGAGCCAGTTTTCGGAAAATTGCATAATCAAGCCTTCAAAGGGTCAAAGCTCACAGCGCGAGCGCACAGGCGCTCAAGCGCCATGAATCAAACGGAACAACGTTTAGTTGAATTGCTTCAAGAAACGCAAGTCGCCTTCGTAGAACAGGCGCAGGTCGTTGATGCCGTAACGCAGCATCGTCAAGCGTTCCAGGCCGGAACC is part of the Janthinobacterium sp. 67 genome and harbors:
- the pheT gene encoding phenylalanine--tRNA ligase subunit beta; amino-acid sequence: MQFSENWLRTMVDPKMTSDELAHLLTMSGLEVEDVDPVAPPFSNVVVGLVLEMEKHPNADRLNVCQVDVGTGTMLNIVCGAPNVRPGLKVVCAMAGAVLPPGADGKPFEIKVGQLRGVESQGMLCSARELKLSEENAGLMELPDDAPIGQNFRDYFALNDLKFTIKLTPNKADCLSVLGVAREVSALTGVPLHAPQFRTVPVSSDEILPVKVSAPDLCGRFTGRVIRGLNAKAVTPDWMKQRLERSGQRPLSALVDISNYVMLELGRPSHVFDLAKIHGSLDVRWGKAGESVKLLNGTTIAVDEWVGVIADDQEIESLAGIMGGDASSVSDDTDSIYLEAGFWWPNAIQGRARRLNFSTDAAHRFERGVDFATTVEHIERITALIVEICGTPATTVGPVDDHVVNLPQRQPVTMRTARAQKVIGVPLNDELIADIFTRLALPFTLADGVFSVTSPSYRFDIEIEEDLIEEVARVYGFENIPTLPPVAANVMQIAPENTRSLFAVRHELADLGFQEVVNMSFVDTAWERDFSGNTNPIKLQNPIASQMSVMRSSLIGSLIANVRYNLNRKTNRVRIFEVGAIYQRDDSVENGPLSVAGYAQPKRVAAMAYGAVADEQWGQASRTVDFFDVKADLEALFAPLVLRFTKAEHPALHPGRSANVELDGKVIGFIGELHPRWMQKYDLPLAPVLFEVDAAALTQRVVPVYQEISKFPGASRDLAVVVKQSVAVQDLLDSFHAAAKASPAARIVQAIVLFDEYRGKGLETDEKSLAFRISLQDTQNTLQDDVVDGLMAVLIDAAKQGHDAKLRS
- a CDS encoding MerR family transcriptional regulator, with amino-acid sequence MNERISKTELIALPPIPAKRYFTIGEVSELCGVKPHVLRYWEQEFSQLKPVKRRGNRRYYQHHEVLLIRRIRELLYEQGFTISGARNKLDSRGASHANADELPVLPAMPVVPQEAPLDRVWIRNELIAILNLLK
- a CDS encoding methyl-accepting chemotaxis protein is translated as MKILLTPAIRLMQRLRLLPKFMLVSLVFLLPLALATTLLISELGKSLAQAQDAQRGVAYVRQLQQGTRLLQQRRGLEHLRLSGKAGMDNTALNARITAALAALARLPAGAGLPQAVALNKQWQALLGRQAGVAARDSYAAHTALLRQAAKLGQLVADRSHLSLDPDAGANHLSAAFTATLPDLAESLSDIAGRGAAYIDTGLFEANEDQLVNANALIARHELERLPARFDEILAARPELRASVQPALKAVPVALAFLERTKNEVTNSYDQTSGAQFHAAGMQAIDALHALSGASASALDDLLAQRIARDEARRGLILAAMLLVLLAAAYLCAGFYAAFARDVTQLRVAVGAAAAGDLSQRITSQAHDEIGDLVRDFGAMTHGLATLVQEIRGGAAVIAAAGADIAQGNAALSGHTATQADALGATVDSMRELTATVGRNEAHVGQGRTLVATAADVALRGGQTVGAVVDTMASIKASSHKIVDIIGVINGIAFQTNILALNAAVEAARAGEQGRGFAVVASEVRSLAQRSNEAALEIKRLIGDSVATVDAGGDLVNAAGSTMRQVVDAVQQVAVVIGRISSAGAEQNGEIARINQALAQIDDMTRQNAGLVDEARAGSQRLHQEGEALTQAVSRFRLGEHEAPATRPASAATVRDGLPSVRPAGLWSANKPRVISQNRAERRKAS
- a CDS encoding Crp/Fnr family transcriptional regulator; its protein translation is MNHTQLSTPVQKNQLLPRAMPAAGREIKLASRVSLSSAQQNELLAALPRAALESLFEDLELVELPFGKELYAYGNNLEYSYFPTTAIISLLYVMEDGATTEIAVVGHEGVAGASLLAGERAMCTAVVQSAGYGYRLKTQSLRDAFNQGGALPQLLMRYTNALFAQMAQNAVGGRHSSIEQKLCRWLLDRLDRSPSNELKVTQELISIMLGVRRESITAAAGKLQEEGLIHYRRGNITVLDRAGLECYAGECYKVAKTEYDRLLRDVSRC
- a CDS encoding sensor histidine kinase is translated as MYFTAEPAPNHRLPLYKTILCVTCALLLVLNGFSLYHNLQSLKGTNALLSQSARVADRLQYLNVLVLDAESSLRGYFISGSETYLGPSKTATTEIENEFNELQTLLAGSPTQLKNLGQLKSLIRRKMSMLQQSIDVYKQGGLAEIVNISRVTDDRATMDEIRLQVVIMTREQNEALSTGSAAFYHEYQKAVLLGIGINALAILVLIMFYQLVRRSFQNRAAVEYALQNANDTLESTVSKRTEQLSVLSRHLISVNEVEKARLARELHDELGANLTSISMDLGAVTQQLAHTQPELAAQLRRAKATLLETVELKRRIVEDLRPSLLDNLGLCAAIESYCEDFARMSSVRCETDVAINIDNREATLTIALFRIVQESLTNIMKYARAGMVSVTLKRNEQGLVLRVIDDGIGITEAALQKPMSHGLLGMRERALLLGGTLTVRAGPEGKGTCVEAVIPLPLTPEPEDIDADAEA
- a CDS encoding response regulator, yielding MIRVAICDDHQIVRAGFKQIFSSSSDFSVVAEAGTGREALDIARREICDVLLLDIAMPDQSGIDTLRTIRQGQPELPVLILSGYPAQQYALNLFKMGANGYLNKECEADELMTAVRTVFQGRRYVSSTVGELLAQSFDRDTNAALHTELSDREFQVFLRLARGATVSDIGVALSLSIKTVSTYRTRIMEKMGLQSNSDLTYYAMKNNLLD
- a CDS encoding integration host factor subunit alpha; protein product: MLVAKVRQEAEKDLPTLTKAELAELLFEQVGLNKREAKDMVETFFDEIRNALERGEAVKLSGFGNFQLRDKPQRPGRNPKTGEEIPITARRVVTFHASQKLKSMVEETSPLARAA